A genomic window from Silene latifolia isolate original U9 population chromosome Y, ASM4854445v1, whole genome shotgun sequence includes:
- the LOC141628889 gene encoding uncharacterized protein LOC141628889, which yields MEHLILKGFKEDYNVWIWHGESDNDICTNVNFGINDKDGDQIDVGVENDDEIFENINMDDNIEPDNDNIDGLMKDLEEDIVECPIIFQRMVDNSKKPLYPNGSKFPLLLAVLKLFTLKAGNGWSDKSFTSLLELLCQMLPEECPKCGESRYKRVDNGNGGKKKGSPVKTLWYLPIIPKFKRYFANKKDAEYMLWHQKGRNKDGRLRHVTDSPQWRTIDRTFPEFGSEPRNLRLGLCTDGINPFVTLSTQDSCWPVMLIIYNIPPWLTTKSKYIMLTLLISGPKQPGNDIDVYLAPLIEDLKMLWNVGVEVFDANTSSRFQMHAMLYCTINDFPAYGNLSGYRLKTDKGCPVCGDETESDWLEHSGKFSYRGGRRFLLENHQYRKKKKAFYGKTEHRKPPVFLSGEEYYDKVKNITTVFGKLYVPPPDGVYHTKRSIFWELPYWQHLYVRHCIDVMHVEKNVFDSVIGTLLNMPNKTKDGVKARNDMAARGRIELKPIEKGKRIYIPPSCTTLSKKEKMIVCEPLKGVKVPHGYSSNISRLVFIKDCKLVGMKSHDCHVMPTQLLPVAIRSVLPKHVRQVITKLCLFFDAINSKDIHPDTLDDLQADVVVTLCELEIYFPISFFDIMVHLVIHLVREIKLCGPVFQRKMWAMEREMGTYKRRMKNRCRPEGSIVEATIACETIQFCVDYMADVQPIGVPISRHEGRLLGKGTLGKKQMSMYRDSFQKAHLYVLQHMTEVHPYLTEHLELLKRQNPHKRDDWLLNEHSRTFAEWFKGKVMSELSTQSHNVSANLRWLAYGPKSNITSFEGYDINGFCFYTSRQDEKSTMQNSGVTLLASSEEYVGKGKDPVDITRAYYGKIEDIWELEYVTFSVPLFRCKWVDSDKGVTVDDMGFISVNFNVVGHIHEPFILASQAKQVFYIEDPLDKRSSVVRYGKRRILGVEGVVDEEEYDQLDELPPVSVKRQSVQDLRDETYMRQDHDEGLWFDNFK from the exons ATGGAACATTTAATTTtaaaaggatttaaagaagatTATAATGTATGGATATGGCATGGAGAAAGTGATAATGATATTTGTACCAACGTAAATTTTGGAATTAATGATAAAGATGGGGATCAGATTGATGTCGGGGTAGAAAATGATGATGAAATCTTTGAAAATATTAATATGGATGATAATATAGAGCCTGATAATGATAATATTGACGGGCTGATGAAGGATCTTGAAGAAGATATTGTGGAGTGCCCTATTATTTTTCAGAGAATGGTTGATAATTCCAAGAAGCCTTTATACCCGAATGGTTCTAAATTCCCTCTTTTATTAGCTGTGTTGAAACTATTCACATTGAAAGCTGGAAATGGGTGGAGTGACAAAAGTTTTACTTCCTTGTTAGAACTTTTGTGTCAAATGTTGCCAGAAG AATGCCCAAAGTGCGGTGAGTCACGATACAAGAGGGTAGACAATGGTAATGGTGGCAAGAAGAAGGGGAGTCCTGTGAAGACATTATGGTATTTGCCAATAATACCAAAATTTAAACGCTATTTTGCAAATAAAAAAGATGCGGAGTACATGTTGTGGCATCAAAAGGGGAGGAATAAAGATGGCAGACTGAGGCACGTAACTGATTCTCCCCAATGGAGAACAATTGATCGAACCTTTCCAGAATTCGGTTCAGAGCCTAGAAATTTAAGATTGGGACTTTGCACCGATGGAATTAATCCTTTTGTAACTTTAAGTACCCAAGATAGTTGTTGGCCAGTAATGTTGATAATTTACAATATCCCTCCTTGGCTTACCACAAAGAGCAAATACATTATGTTAACACTCCTAATTTCGGGACCTAagcaacctggaaatgacattGACGTGTATTTGGCTCCTCTAATTGAAGACTTGAAAATGTTGTGGAACGTTGGGGTAGAGGTGTTTGATGCAAATACTAGCTCTAGGTTTCAAATGCATGCTATGTTGTACTGTACAATTAATGACTTCCCAGCTTATGGTAACCTTTCTGGATACCGACTGAAGACTGATAAGGGATGTCCGGTGTGCGGGGATGAAACTGAATCTGATTGGTTGGAGCACAGTGGCAAATTTTCGTACAGAGGTGGTCGTCGTTTTCTACTTGAAAATCATCAATATCGAAAGAAGAAGAAGGCTTTTTATGGGAAAACGGAGCATAGGAAACCCCCTGTGTTTCTGAGTGGAGAAGAGTACTACGATAAGGTTAAGAATATAACTACAGTTTTTGGAAAATTGTACGTACCTCCACCAGATGGAGTATATCATACAAAGAGGTCAATTTTTTGGGAACTTCCATATTGGCAGCACTTGTATGTGAGGCATTGCATTGATGTTATGCACGTGGAGAAGAACGTGTTTGATAGTGTAATTGGAACATTGCTCAATATGCCGAATAAGACTAAGGATGGGGTGAAAGCTCGAAATGACATGGCTGCTAGGGGGCGTATCGAGTTAAAACCAATTGAGAAGGGAAAACGTATCTATATACCACCGTCTTGCACGACTCTTTCTAAGAAGGAGAAGATGATTGTTTGTGAACCTTTAAAAGGGGTCAAGGTACCACATGGATATAGCTCTAACATAAGTCGTCTTGTTTTCATAAAAGATTGTAAGTTAGTTGGTATGAAATCTCACGATTGTCATGTTATGCCTACACAATTGCTGCCGGTGGCCATTAGATCCGTATTGCCTAAGCATGTTAGGCAAGTCATCACCAAGCTTTGCCTCTTCTTTGATGCAATCAACTCAAAAGATATCCATCCTGACACCTTAGATGACTTGCAAGCGGATGTTGTTGTGACTTTATGTGAATTAGAGATCTACTTTCCGATTTCTTTCTTTGACATCATGGTACACCTGGTCATTCATTTAGTGCGTGAGATTAAACTTTGTGGTCCGGTGTTTCAACGAAAAATGTGGGCGATGGAGCGAGAGATGGGTACTTATAAGAGACGAATGAAGAATCGTTGTCGTCCTGAAGGTAGTATTGTTGAAGCAACAATTGCATGTGAGACAATCCAATTCTGTGTTGACTATATGGCAGATGTTCAGCCTATTGGAGTTCCCATATCTCGGCACGAAGGTAGACTCTTAGGTAAGGGTACTTTGGGTAAGAAACAAATGAGCATGTACCGCGATTCTTTTCAGAAAGCACATTTATATGTTTTACAACATATGACAGAGGTCCATCCCTATTTAACCGAGCACCTGGAGTTACTAAAGCGACAAAATCCACATAAACGCGATGACTGGTTGTTGAATGAACATAGTCGAACTTTTGCGGAGTGGTTTAAAGGTAAGGTGATGAGTGAGTTGTCTACACAATCTCATAATGTAAGTGCTAACTTACGCTGGTTAGCATATGGCCCTAAATCGAACATCACATCATTTGAAGGGTATGATATCAATGGGTTTTGCTTTTACACAAGCCGACAAGATGAGAAGagtacaatgcaaaatagtggagtGACTCTTCTTGCATCATCAGAAGAATATGTTGGAAAGGGTAAGGATCCCGTAGACATCACAAGGGCATACTATGGGAAAATTGAGGATATTTGGGAGCTTGAGTATGTAACTTTTAGTGTACCCTTGTTTCGGTGTAAATGGGTAGATTCTGATAAGGGTGTCACCGTTGACGATATGGGATTCATTTCGGTAAACTTTAATGTTGTTGGACATATACATGAACCCTTCATTCTTGCATCTCAAGCGAAACAAGTATTCTACATTGAAGATCCTTTAGATAAGAGATCATCCGTGGTTCGTTATGGGAAAAGGCGTATTCTTGGGGTCGAGGGAGTAGTTGACGAAGAAGAATATGATCAACTTGATGAACTCCCTCCGGTTTCAGTCAAGCGTCAATCGGTTCAAGATTTACGTGATGAAACTTATATGCGACAAGATCATGATGAGGGTCTATGGTTCGATAACTTTAAATAG